From Schizosaccharomyces pombe strain 972h- genome assembly, chromosome: II, the proteins below share one genomic window:
- the srr1 gene encoding SRR1 family protein, DNA-repair associated protein, Srr1, conflicting annotations across species, translated as MDFIVVKRSRKKKNGRGKFPKVSNTITQGDTDLWSQDTLQRKLDNSREKLEYSEFLKSVQSQLSEFKDPIHKCIILGLGRIHTLTASLQLSLFFEIMKIFNLQPRFCSFYDPAFLKDDVEFLENKGFCVLPDPPTPSCLKYTLLYMPHCPTSLYETWLAAYVNDDPRHFIMCGNNLQLYVDNKPSKEIVSTYPNVYKMCTKNYYTRLLFPEFPNVYAFNDLSFHFHDAQSFVEKKQPSKFVDASSVAEHPS; from the coding sequence ATGGACTTTATTGTTGTTAAACGGtctcgtaaaaaaaaaaatggaagagGAAAATTTCCTAAGGTTTCAAACACCATTACTCAAGGTGATACAGATTTATGGTCACAAGATACTTTACAGCGTAAATTAGATAATTCTAGAGAAAAATTAGAGTACtctgaatttttaaaaagtgtCCAAAGTCAATTATCAGAATTTAAAGATCCTATCCACAAATGCATTATCCTTGGGCTTGGTAGAATACACACTTTAACAGCTTCTTTACAGTTGtctctcttttttgaaattatgaaaatatttaatttgcaACCAAGATTTTGTTCATTTTATGATCCAGCATTTCTCAAAGATGATGTCGAATTTCTCGAAAATAAAGGGTTTTGTGTTTTGCCAGACCCACCAACACCCAGCTGCTTAAAATACACTCTACTTTATATGCCACACTGCCCTACTTCACTATATGAAACTTGGTTAGCTGCCTATGTAAATGATGATCCCAGGCATTTTATCATGTGCGGCAACAATTTACAACTATATGTGGACAACAAGCCtagtaaagaaattgtttCTACGTACCCAAACGTCTACAAAATGTGtaccaaaaattattataccCGACTTTTATTCCCTGAATTCCCTAATGTGTATGCATTCAATGATTtgtcttttcattttcatgaTGCCCAGTCTTTTGTGGAGAAGAAGCAGCCGTCGAAGTTTGTTGATGCTTCAAGCGTTGCTGAGCACCCcagttaa
- the pol5 gene encoding rRNA processing protein Pol5: MATKTQLELFTKLTSNDKAIRLSSAAQLIDSLSNEEELKYSLNRLTKGLSSGRESARIGFAVALTELLTRTKDIRATHVLDLLVKHNTASGNLKGQDERDFYFGLLFGLQSIVYSGILTHKESTIEDFQRVVDLLLQLSGKKNWLQDVCFYVIYKLVEQIPEISFSSNAFLAVNKLLQTPAVSKSTEGVGLFLCLTRVPDNVKSEEVAMANWEPAHPLHKSNLVTLSKIMRQADASETGGQNSAWKQKIPMVWKYIFEEYQRKTYSGLAPFHDFWAVVVDEGIFSSTSSLERKFWGFQIMELALDYVSSDNIGDIFSKNFLHCLINHLSDEDRYLYRAAKRVTSKLEKVSKQNPTLVYPIAIHLLGERGSLNFDRVTNTKLVEHILPLADEQGILQLFQLLLSYVKRCPEDIASDTKAVEWRRQWATDTMLSILRSKRSIKQEPWVRELLEIFIAYGYFEVPESEEVIPKFSEGTQNMFRLRLMSALSYLSSSAFQQSQTDHQLGDKNWPYVALNYLLELEKSPKNNLLISMDESVIEIVQKSLSVLHKVTKKIDKKAQHLQQLNAFQLLYSLVLLQVYAGDTDSIDVLEDIDNCYSKVFNKKSKRESTSNEPTAMEILTEVMLSLLSRPSLLLRKLVDMLFTSFSEDMNRESIHLICDVLKAKESVKDSEGMFAGEEVEEDAFGETEMDEDDFEEIDTDEIEEQSDWEMISNQDASDNEELERKLDKVLEDADAKVKDEESSEEELMNDEQMLALDEKLAEVFRERKKASNKEKKKNAQETKQQIVQFKVKVIDLIDNYYKTQPNNGLGFEFLIPLLEMILKTKHKVLEEKGQAVFRNRLSKLKWTEEKPSSKNVLEALKKVHVLCGKKASLGSTGSSISQLLLKLLADTPYLKEGVEVYLKSFLLWIQEPSKSHYNANIFHDFINWGAQQRLKHQQTSTAASSPQKTGHHENEKTNH, from the exons ATGGCTACAAAAACACAATTAGAGTTGTTCACTAAGCTTACATCGAATGATAAAGCTATTCGGTTAAGCTCTGCTGCTCAACTCATTGATTCCTTGTCAAACgaagaagaattaaaatattcgtTAAACCGTTTGACCAAAGGTCTTTCTAGTGGTCGCGAAAGTGCGAGAATTGGATTTGCCGTTGCTTTAACAGAG CTGTTAACTCGCACTAAAGATATTCGAGCTACTCATGTTTTAGATTTGTTGGTTAAGCATAACACTGCTTCTGGGAATCTAAAAGGCCAAGACGAAAgagatttttattttggttTGCTTTTTGGATTACAGTCAATTGTATATTCTGGCATATTGACGCACAAGGAATCTACAATCGAAGATTTTCAGCGTGTGGTAGACTTACTTTTGCAATTATCtgggaagaaaaattggCTTCAAGATGTTTGCTTTTACGTGATATATAAATTGGTAGAGCAAATTCCCGAAATTTCCTTCTCTTCTAACGCATTTCTCGCAGTTAACAAACTTTTGCAAACTCCCGCAGTCTCTAAAAGTACTGAGGGTGTAGGTTTGTTTCTTTGCCTTACCCGCGTTCCAGATAATGTTAAATCAGAAGAGGTGGCTATGGCCAATTGGGAACCAGCTCATCCTTTGCATAAATCTAATTTAGTTACTCTTTCCAAGATTATGCGTCAGGCTGATGCTTCAGAAACTGGTGGACAAAACAGCGCttggaaacaaaaaattccaatGGTTTGGAAATATATTTTCGAGGAATATCAACGCAAGACATACTCGGGTTTGGCACCTTTTCATGATTTTTGGGCCGTTGTCGTGGATGAAGGCATTTTCTCTTCTACTTCTTCACTTGAACGAAAATTTTGGGGCTTTCAAATTATGGAGTTAGCTTTGGATTATGTATCTAGTGATAATATTGgtgatattttttctaaaaattttcttcattgttTGATCAACCATTTGAGCGACGAAGATCGTTATTTGTATCGTGCAGCCAAGCGTGTTACCTCTAAACTCGAAAAAGTCAGTAAGCAGAACCCTACATTGGTCTATCCTATTGCCATTCACTTACTCGGCGAGCGTGGTTCGTTGAATTTTGATCGTGTTACCAATACCAAGTTAGTTGAGCATATCCTTCCCTTAGCTGATGAACAGGGCATTCTCCAACTCTTTCAACTATTGCTCAGTTATGTTAAACGTTGTCCTGAAGATATCGCCTCGGATACGAAAGCTGTAGAATGGAGACGTCAATGGGCGACTGATACTATGCTTAGTATATTACGGAGTAAGCGATCGATTAAACAAGAACCTTGGGTTCGTGAATTACTCGAAATATTCATTGCTTATGGCTACTTTGAGGTACCAGAATCTGAAGAAGTAATACCTAAATTTAGCGAAGGTACTCAAAATATGTTCCGCTTGCGATTGATGTCTGCGTTGAGTTATCTTAGTTCCAGTGCATTCCAACAGTCCCAAACTGATCATCAGTTGGGTGATAAAAATTGGCCTTATGTCGCACtgaattatttattagaGCTTGAAAAGAGTCCCAAAAATAATCTTCTTATTAGCATGGATGAGTCGGTCATCGAAATTGTACAGAAATCTTTGTCAGTTCTTCACAAAGTGACCAagaaaattgataaaaaagcACAACATTTGCAACAACTAAACGCCTTTCAACTACTGTACTCATTGGTCCTTCTTCAAGTATATGCTGGCGACACTGATTCAATTGATGTTTTGGAAGATATCGATAATTGCTATTCCAAGgtgtttaataaaaaatcgaagCGAGAAAGCACCTCTAATGAGCCAACAGCTATGGAAATCCTTACTGAGGTTATGTTGTCTTTATTATCTCGACCTTCCTTGTTGCTTCGTAAACTTGTTGATATGTTATTTACCTCATTTTCTGAAGACATGAACCGTGAATctattcatttaatttgcGATGTTTTGAAAGCTAAAGAAAGTGTAAAAGACAGCGAAGGAATGTTCGCTGGAGAAGAGGTGGAGGAAGATGCTTTTGGCGAGACAGAAATGGATGAGGATGATTTCGAGGAGATAGACAcagatgaaattgaagaacaAAGTGATTGGGAAATGATCTCTAATCAAGATGCCTCTGACAACGAGGAGTTGGAGCGTAAACTTGACAAGGTATTAGAAGATGCCGATGCAAAGGTCAAAGACGAGGAAAGTTCTGAGGAGGAGCTGATGAATGATGAGCAAATGCTTGCGCTGGATGAAAAGCTAGCTGAGGTATTTCGAGAGCGCAAAAAAGCATCGAATaaggagaagaaaaagaacgCCCAAGAAACTAAACAACAAATTGTTCAGTTTAAAGTTAAAGTTATCGATCTTATTGATAACTATTATAAGACTCAACCTAATAACGGACTTGGTTTTGAGTTTTTGATCCCACTTTTggaaatgattttaaagaCGAAGCACAAAGTTTTGGAGGAAAAAGGGCAAGCGGTATTTCGTAATCGCCTTAGCAAGTTAAAATGGACAGAAGAGAAACcttcatcaaaaaatgTACTGGAAGCACTGAAGAAAGTACATGTATTATGCGGAAAAAAGGCATCACTTGGTTCTACAGGCTCGTCAATTTCGCAACTTCTGTTGAAATTACTAGCTGATACCCCTTACCTGAAAGAAGGTGTTGAAGTTTACCTTAAAAGCTTCCTTCTTTGGATACAAGAGCCCTCGAAGAGTCATTATAATGCAAACATTTTTcatgattttattaactgGGGTGCTCAGCAACGCTTGAAGCATCAACAAACTTCGACGGCTGCTTCTTCTCCACAAAAGACTGGGCAtcatgaaaatgaaaagacaAATCATTGA
- a CDS encoding triglyceride lipase-cholesterol esterase encodes MTLNGNIMKYCLEKGEILISFLLIALESMFRICTVILPSPLRNWFYEQSKKVYSYFLPELLVDDNANKLTDARDTIDLCALHGYDLEEHFVRTTDGYLLGLHRVYKKKKGKIEELNYLPPVLFIHGLMMNSESWVCNLKKEDAIPFALVEQGYDVWLGNLRGNKYSIKNIKFSSQNPKFWDFSLDSIAIFDIPSIVKYILSVNSFDSISLVGFSQGAILAFAALSIDTELRNSVRAFIALAPAIAPKKYSGRTVKSIIHANSQLLYLMFGRNSMLGSAVFWQAVLYPPVFAKIVDLFLRFFLSWTGKNISETQKIVAYSHLYSFTSVKCFVHWAQITRRKVLQMYDDSPGFKPSYYTNLNRIARYPIENIRLPITLVYGSNDNMVDIETLKTQLPPLSQCIQIPNYEHLDIIMGDTKKDIVIQQVVEQLNHVIAGDYFESIKEEFGLDTELVDGVMNHTI; translated from the exons atgACTCTGAATGGaaatataatgaaatattGCTT aGAAAAGGGGGAAATTTTAATCAGTTTTTTACTGATTGCGTTGGAGAGCATGTTTCGAATATGTACAGTTATTTTACCTAGTCCACTTCGGAATTGGTTTTATGAGCAATCAAAAAA AGTATACTCGTACTTTTTGCCTGAATTGTTGGTAGATGATAACGCGAATAAATTAACTGATGCAAGAGATACCATCGATTTATGTGCACTTCATGGGTATGATCTGGAAGAACACTTTGTTCGTACAACTGATGGCTACTTGCTTGGCTTGCATCGGGTgtataaaaagaaaaaaggaaaaattgaagagtTAAATTATCTCCCACCtgtattatttattcatgGGCTAATGATGAACTCTGAAAGTTGGGTCTGCaacttgaaaaaggaagatGCCATTCCATTTGCTCTTGTGGAACAAGGATACGATGTTTGGCTTGGAAACTTACGAGGAAACAAATATAGTATAAAGAATATCAAATTCAGCTCTCAAAATCCAAAGTTTTGGGATTTCAGTCTTGATAGTATCGCTATTTTTGACATACCTTCCATTGTTAAATATATACTGTCCGTTAACAGTTTTGATTCTATAAGCCTTGTTGGATTTTCTCAGGGCGCTATATTAGCATTTGCAGCGCTGTCTATTGATACTGAACTTCGCAATTCCGTACGAGCATTTATTGCTCTAGCTCCTGCAATTGCTCCTAAAAAGTATAGTGGTAGAACCGTTAAATCTATTATTCACGCTAATAGCCAACTTCTTTACCTAATGTTCGGTCGAAATTCCATGCTTGGTTCTGCTGTGTTTTGGCAAGCAGTTTTATATCCGCcagtttttgcaaaaattgttgatcTGTTTCTTCGCTTTTTTCTGAGCTGGACcggaaaaaatatttccgAAACTCAGAAAATCGTTGCATACTCCCATCTATATTCCTTTACTTCTGTCAAATGCTTTGTACATTGGGCTCAAATTACGCGTCGCAAAGTATTACAAATGTACGATGACAGTCCAGGATTTAAGCCAAGTTACTATACAAATCTTAACCGAATTGCTCGCTATCCGATTGAAAATATACGTCTACCTATTACTTTAGTTTATGGCAGTAACGATAACATGGTGGACATTGAAACACTCAAGACCCAACTTCCACCATTATCTCAATGCATTCAG attcCTAACTATGAGCATCTCGACATCATCATGGGAGATACGAAAAAGGACATAGTAATTCAGCAAGTCGTAGAACAACTAAATCATGTCATTGCTGGAGATTACTTTGAAAGcataaaagaagaatttggACTTGACACAGAATTGGTTGACGGCGTTATGAACCATACAATATAG
- the bot1 gene encoding mitochondrial ribosomal protein subunit S45 yields the protein MRNSVEFSQLGLKTAFNLSQNKTYTSAVKKQFFSTGAFLSNGGNIDLNKHTQKNIDSKYVACNSRSVTPPNDVASSVSKNTLRHKQRLMMAQWLMSPEVQKAKSSSSGNVGLGPNTNQPFPLNPFFKPPRPISHSLRMKITDEYLQGASIEVLARKFNTSPQRIEALIKLRRINDEFEEKKKPILHSYNEVMEKMLNACTKPEMMQFNDGNDIPLRSNPVSLWKSLPEGETFTPQEAAKILKWPSIEELNMRQNATHFHKTSDEHKDLNEDEELISSSPSEVGKRVFRLIDLSTGNVYRRDTGGDIYVKRKKSTT from the coding sequence ATGAGGAATTCAGTGGAATTCTCACAGTTAGGGCTTAAAACGgcttttaatttatctcaaaataaaacttatACCTCAGCAGTCAAGAAACAATTCTTTAGTACTGGAGCATTTTTAAGCAATGGGGGaaatattgatttaaataaacacaCTCAAAAGAACATTGATTCAAAGTACGTTGCTTGCAACTCAAGATCTGTAACACCCCCAAATGATGTTGCTTCTTCAGTTTCTAAGAATACACTTCGTCATAAACAACGTTTAATGATGGCTCAATGGTTAATGTCTCCCGAAGTACAGAAAGCAAAGTCCTCATCATCTGGTAATGTAGGCTTGGGACCTAATACAAATCAGCCCTTCCCTTTAAACCCTTTTTTTAAGCCTCCTAGGCCTATATCTCATTCTTTGCGTATGAAAATTACCGATGAATACTTGCAGGGTGCAAGTATAGAAGTGCTTGCTCGAAAATTCAACACATCTCCACAAAGGATTGAAGCTCTTATAAAGTTGAGAAGAATAAATGATGAAttcgaagaaaaaaagaagccgATTCTTCATAGTTATAATGAAGTTATGGAGAAAATGCTGAACGCATGTACTAAACCTGAGATGATGCAGTTTAATGACGGAAACGATATTCCTTTGCGTTCCAATCCAGTATCCCTTTGGAAGAGTTTGCCTGAGGGAGAAACGTTTACACCTCAAGAGGCTGCTAAAATCCTGAAGTGGCCTTCGATTGAGGAATTAAACATGAGACAAAACGCTACTCACTTCCACAAAACATCTGATGAGCACAAAGATTTgaatgaagatgaagagcTAATTTCTTCAAGCCCCAGCGAAGTTGGGAAGCGTGTTTTTAGGCTCATTGATCTTTCTACTGGTAATGTGTATAGAAGGGATACCGGCGGGGATATTTATgttaagagaaaaaaatctacTACCTGA